One part of the Sphingobacterium sp. LZ7M1 genome encodes these proteins:
- a CDS encoding RagB/SusD family nutrient uptake outer membrane protein, which translates to MKNLKLKNILLLSGLFGSIMTFNACTDLNEEVYSEVLGSTVDPKERDLPFIVAPTYSSFRSLMFGWQGYFDLQEESADHIITPVRPNGWDDGGTYRRMHQHMWTTEQWQPYNTWNQAYATITKVNMVIMQIEDGLLALPEETGKDAIAELRATRALAYYLLLDNHGNVPIVTDYRDDSLPQQKTRKELYDFVIKELEEVIPMLSEEVSSMYGRINVWAAKTLLAKIYLNAEVYVGVAQWDKVIKETNDIIASNQYRLDDDYKNVFSPTNQNSPEIIFSVPYDEVYGFGNQIHMKTLDPLSRLVYGMAAGPWGGNCAVPQFIDSYDKDDTRLVDTWIQGPQLNVSTGAEVINYVKQVPGIGGDGTVAASNAGYRIGKYAIKQGATNNLDNDYPMFRYADVLMMKAEALLRTNKANEAAVLVSQVRARSFKDNPAKAQVTGAQLMLGSNYNYGWQEKNNTVSGANGGADVKYGRFLDELGWEFAAEARRRQDIIRFGVFQSKSWFNHKPHTNAQSRTLFPIPNAEITKNPNLKQNPGY; encoded by the coding sequence ATGAAGAATTTAAAATTAAAAAACATATTGCTACTCAGTGGTTTATTCGGTTCGATCATGACATTCAATGCCTGTACCGATTTAAATGAGGAAGTGTACTCTGAGGTTTTAGGAAGCACCGTGGACCCCAAGGAAAGAGATTTGCCCTTTATTGTGGCACCTACCTATAGTTCCTTCAGGTCCTTGATGTTTGGCTGGCAGGGTTATTTCGACCTTCAGGAGGAAAGTGCCGACCATATCATCACTCCAGTCCGACCAAACGGATGGGATGATGGTGGAACTTACAGAAGGATGCACCAACACATGTGGACCACCGAACAATGGCAACCCTATAATACTTGGAATCAAGCCTACGCAACCATTACCAAAGTAAATATGGTGATCATGCAGATTGAAGATGGCCTGTTGGCATTACCAGAAGAAACTGGAAAAGATGCCATTGCAGAATTGCGGGCCACTCGTGCATTAGCCTACTATCTTTTGTTGGACAATCACGGAAATGTGCCAATTGTGACTGATTATCGAGATGATAGCCTACCTCAACAAAAGACGAGAAAGGAATTGTATGATTTTGTGATCAAGGAACTGGAAGAAGTCATTCCTATGCTTTCTGAAGAGGTCAGTTCGATGTATGGCCGAATCAATGTTTGGGCTGCAAAGACCTTATTGGCCAAGATCTATCTAAATGCAGAGGTTTATGTCGGAGTAGCGCAATGGGATAAGGTCATCAAAGAAACTAATGATATTATTGCGAGCAACCAATATAGGCTAGATGATGATTACAAGAATGTATTTTCTCCTACCAATCAGAACTCTCCTGAAATAATATTTTCCGTTCCATATGATGAAGTCTATGGATTTGGAAATCAAATTCACATGAAAACCTTAGATCCATTGAGCCGACTAGTTTATGGCATGGCTGCAGGACCTTGGGGTGGAAATTGTGCTGTTCCGCAGTTTATTGACTCCTATGACAAGGATGATACTAGGTTAGTGGATACTTGGATTCAGGGACCTCAATTGAATGTCAGCACGGGCGCTGAGGTCATCAACTATGTAAAACAAGTTCCTGGAATTGGAGGCGATGGAACCGTGGCTGCCTCAAATGCAGGCTATAGGATCGGGAAATATGCGATTAAACAGGGTGCTACCAATAATTTGGATAATGATTATCCAATGTTTCGCTATGCCGATGTCTTGATGATGAAGGCAGAAGCTTTGCTTAGGACCAATAAAGCCAATGAAGCAGCTGTTTTGGTGAGCCAAGTTCGAGCTAGGTCCTTTAAGGATAATCCTGCTAAAGCCCAGGTTACCGGTGCCCAATTAATGTTGGGTAGTAATTATAATTACGGCTGGCAAGAAAAGAACAATACGGTTTCTGGAGCGAATGGAGGTGCTGATGTGAAGTATGGAAGATTCTTAGATGAACTGGGCTGGGAATTCGCCGCTGAAGCTAGACGGAGACAAGATATTATCCGTTTTGGCGTATTTCAGTCAAAATCATGGTTTAACCATAAACCTCATACAAATGCACAGTCAAGAACCCTTTTCCCAATTCCAAATGCAGAGATTACCAAGAATCCAAATCTTAAGCAAAATCCTGGTTATTAG
- a CDS encoding zf-TFIIB domain-containing protein, translating to MKCPNCNEILLMTERHQVEIDYCPSCRGVWLDKGELDKLMEYASTQTQAPDPRQNQGYDRQNSYQQDYREEYRDHRDDRYERDQRDHRDYRGQNQKYPRKKKSFLSDFFDFD from the coding sequence ATGAAATGTCCAAATTGTAATGAAATATTATTGATGACAGAACGCCATCAGGTCGAGATAGATTATTGTCCGAGCTGCCGGGGTGTATGGTTGGATAAAGGCGAGTTAGATAAGCTAATGGAATATGCCTCAACTCAAACACAAGCTCCAGATCCTCGACAAAACCAAGGCTATGATCGTCAAAACTCCTATCAGCAGGATTATCGTGAAGAGTATCGAGATCATCGAGACGATCGATATGAACGCGATCAACGAGACCATCGGGACTATAGAGGACAAAACCAAAAATATCCTCGAAAGAAGAAATCCTTTTTATCTGACTTTTTTGATTTTGATTAA
- a CDS encoding ornithine cyclodeaminase family protein, with the protein MMRTIDNETIDQVLNYDKMLEALYKIFISKFTMPVRHHHFYNTPDSAENALILMPAWTDKYLGCKQVIVAPKNAEQHLPAIHALYTLFNAETGMPLAQMDATKLTSVRTACASALAAKYLAREDVENLLIIGSGSVAAHLAQAHSAVRNYKHIEVWARNSAKAQSLVNGLNEQGFTNVSLANNLQEAIQKADVISSATLTKEPIIKGAWLKPGVHLDLIGSHTPKTREADDEVIRKSSIYVDSREGALHETGELAIPIASGILDPLEVKADLVELCKANKSARKDDDEITMFKSAGLAIEDLAAALMVYEAVAE; encoded by the coding sequence ATGATGAGAACGATTGACAATGAAACAATAGATCAAGTATTGAATTATGATAAGATGTTAGAGGCATTATATAAGATCTTTATTTCCAAATTTACTATGCCGGTTCGACATCATCATTTTTATAACACCCCTGATTCTGCAGAAAACGCATTGATCCTGATGCCTGCATGGACTGACAAATATTTAGGCTGCAAGCAAGTGATTGTGGCACCGAAAAACGCTGAGCAACATCTGCCAGCCATTCATGCCTTATATACCTTGTTCAATGCTGAAACAGGTATGCCCTTGGCGCAGATGGATGCTACTAAGTTAACTTCTGTGAGGACGGCCTGTGCCTCAGCTTTGGCAGCTAAATACCTCGCTAGGGAAGATGTCGAAAACTTACTGATCATCGGAAGTGGTAGTGTCGCAGCTCATCTGGCCCAAGCCCATTCGGCCGTAAGGAATTACAAGCACATAGAAGTTTGGGCTAGAAATTCTGCTAAAGCTCAGTCCTTGGTAAATGGTTTAAATGAACAAGGATTTACAAATGTGAGCTTGGCAAACAATCTCCAAGAAGCAATACAAAAGGCTGACGTTATTTCCAGTGCAACGCTTACAAAGGAACCAATTATCAAAGGAGCATGGTTAAAACCTGGCGTTCATCTGGATTTAATTGGCTCCCACACCCCGAAGACCAGAGAAGCTGACGATGAGGTCATCCGGAAAAGCTCAATTTATGTGGATTCCAGAGAAGGTGCTCTCCATGAAACCGGAGAATTGGCCATTCCAATCGCTTCAGGGATCTTGGATCCTCTTGAGGTGAAAGCTGATCTGGTTGAACTATGTAAAGCAAATAAATCAGCAAGAAAGGATGATGATGAAATCACCATGTTTAAATCTGCTGGATTAGCCATTGAAGATCTGGCAGCGGCATTAATGGTTTATGAAGCTGTTGCTGAATAA
- a CDS encoding SusC/RagA family TonB-linked outer membrane protein: MKKPNIMLVILFSCIQVLFAQNKIQLNGEVVNTTGEKLSGVTISLSNSNQKFMTDENGSFSFEYVPGTELTINSLGFATQQVTMTNQTTLRIVLIESEENLEQIVVVGYGTQRKGETTGSVASVKSESFNQGAVKDAGQLIQGKVAGLRITTPSGDPNGSTQINLRGLNSIQGAVNPLVIIDGVPGDFNSVAPEDIESVDVMKDGSAAAIYGTRATGGVIFITTKQNRSTDGRTTIEYNNYASLQTLFRVPELMNADDYRRLIGEGQNYTDLGHSTNWVDEVTQNPFSHNHNLSLFGGNSRTNFTGTVNFRDWNGVLLKSGQQRLNARADLNHEMFDGKLRSRIQIISNSIKALQGGSSAYMWRQALIRNPTDRIYNDEGKWQENNAYMYDNPLGMINETVNDRIFRETRMNGSLDYRPIESLSFKAMFSRVQDNDLTGTSTSFDHVNTTKNNLNGTASRFTQAGVENLMELTGNFNKSFGDHHFAVLGGYSWQRNTFENFSAYNYNFPTDQYSYNSLESGMALKEGLATMDSYKQESTLVGFFGRLTYNYKEKYMAMLSLRREGSSTFGENNKWGNFPAVSIGWDIAKEDFLLDQPAINQLKLRAGYGVTGTIAGSPYNSQISYNYTFDQGAYINGKWVPGFVPARNFNPDLRWERKNEFNVGLDYSLANNRIYGSLDYYNRRVKDLLYWFEVPVPPYLTSTMFINAGEMSNSGFEALVNADVLNKEGGVKWKTGVVFSTNKNKLINLSNDRFGVTQEFFDAGYTGEPIQTFTHRVEVGRSIGDFYVWKTVGLDDDGKWLVESQNGEIIPIQDASVEDRQYYGNGIPDFNLGWNNNFQYKNIDLTINWRGAFGHQILNMPRMYYENPVNKAYNVLKTAYDPIDGKLLNNDLVYVSHYIEDADYFKLDNLTLGYTFRPQLIKGISNLRIYVSGLNLVTFTKYKGLDPEATSYEGEFQFAPGIEHRDRYPTTRTYTIGLNVKF, translated from the coding sequence ATGAAGAAACCAAATATTATGCTCGTCATCCTATTTTCCTGTATACAGGTTTTATTTGCTCAAAATAAAATCCAGTTAAACGGGGAAGTAGTCAATACGACAGGGGAGAAATTATCGGGAGTGACAATTTCTCTAAGCAACTCCAACCAAAAGTTCATGACCGATGAAAATGGTTCATTTTCTTTCGAATATGTTCCAGGAACGGAGTTAACAATTAATTCCTTAGGATTTGCCACACAGCAAGTCACCATGACAAATCAAACCACTTTGAGAATCGTGTTGATAGAATCTGAGGAAAACCTTGAACAGATTGTCGTGGTAGGATATGGTACTCAAAGGAAAGGGGAGACGACCGGGTCAGTGGCCAGTGTCAAATCCGAAAGTTTTAACCAAGGTGCCGTAAAGGATGCAGGTCAATTAATCCAAGGTAAAGTTGCAGGTTTGAGAATTACGACTCCGAGCGGTGATCCCAACGGCTCTACCCAAATCAACTTAAGAGGTTTGAACTCAATCCAAGGTGCGGTAAATCCTCTTGTTATTATTGATGGGGTACCAGGCGACTTTAATTCGGTTGCCCCGGAAGATATTGAGTCGGTGGATGTCATGAAAGATGGCTCTGCGGCAGCTATTTATGGTACGCGAGCTACAGGAGGTGTTATTTTTATTACGACGAAACAAAACCGTTCCACCGATGGCAGAACGACCATCGAATATAACAATTATGCATCTCTTCAAACCTTATTTAGGGTCCCTGAACTGATGAATGCCGATGATTATAGAAGGTTAATCGGAGAAGGACAAAATTACACTGATTTGGGGCACAGTACCAATTGGGTAGATGAAGTGACTCAAAACCCTTTCTCCCACAATCACAACCTTTCTTTATTTGGAGGCAATTCTAGAACCAATTTCACAGGAACCGTCAATTTTCGTGATTGGAACGGTGTATTGTTGAAAAGTGGTCAACAGCGGTTAAATGCCAGAGCAGATTTAAACCATGAAATGTTTGATGGAAAACTAAGGAGCAGAATCCAGATTATCAGCAACAGCATCAAAGCTTTGCAAGGCGGAAGTTCTGCATATATGTGGAGGCAAGCATTAATTAGAAACCCAACAGACAGGATCTACAACGATGAAGGCAAATGGCAAGAGAACAACGCCTATATGTACGACAATCCATTGGGGATGATCAACGAAACGGTCAATGACCGAATATTCAGAGAAACGAGAATGAATGGATCCTTGGATTACCGGCCTATTGAATCTTTGAGCTTCAAAGCCATGTTTTCTAGGGTTCAGGATAATGATTTAACCGGTACATCAACATCATTTGATCATGTTAATACCACTAAAAATAACCTGAATGGTACTGCTAGCCGATTTACCCAAGCGGGTGTGGAAAATCTAATGGAATTGACCGGAAATTTCAACAAATCTTTTGGAGACCATCACTTCGCAGTTCTGGGTGGGTACAGTTGGCAACGTAATACTTTCGAAAACTTCAGTGCCTATAATTATAATTTCCCAACAGATCAATACAGCTATAATTCCTTGGAATCTGGTATGGCATTAAAAGAAGGCTTGGCGACCATGGATAGCTATAAACAAGAATCAACTTTGGTTGGCTTTTTTGGAAGGTTGACCTATAACTACAAAGAGAAATACATGGCTATGTTGAGTTTGAGGAGAGAAGGATCCAGCACATTTGGAGAAAACAACAAATGGGGTAATTTTCCAGCAGTTTCCATAGGATGGGACATCGCAAAAGAAGATTTCTTGCTGGATCAACCTGCTATAAACCAACTAAAACTGAGAGCTGGATATGGGGTGACCGGAACCATTGCAGGTTCTCCATACAACTCGCAGATCAGCTATAATTATACCTTCGATCAAGGAGCCTATATCAATGGGAAATGGGTTCCTGGATTCGTGCCTGCCCGTAACTTCAACCCAGACTTGAGATGGGAAAGGAAAAATGAATTCAATGTCGGCTTAGACTACAGTTTGGCGAACAACCGGATTTACGGTTCCTTGGATTATTACAACAGAAGGGTAAAAGACCTATTGTACTGGTTTGAAGTACCTGTGCCTCCGTATTTGACTTCGACCATGTTTATCAATGCTGGCGAAATGAGCAACAGTGGATTCGAGGCTTTGGTAAATGCTGATGTGTTGAACAAAGAAGGAGGGGTGAAATGGAAAACGGGCGTTGTCTTTTCTACCAATAAAAATAAATTGATCAACCTATCCAATGACAGATTTGGAGTAACCCAAGAGTTTTTTGATGCTGGCTATACTGGAGAACCCATTCAAACCTTTACACACCGTGTAGAAGTAGGGCGGAGCATAGGTGATTTCTATGTATGGAAAACTGTAGGCTTAGATGACGATGGGAAATGGTTGGTGGAATCCCAAAATGGGGAAATCATTCCAATCCAAGATGCAAGTGTGGAAGATAGACAATACTACGGAAACGGAATCCCAGATTTCAATTTAGGATGGAACAACAATTTTCAATACAAAAACATTGATCTAACCATAAACTGGAGAGGTGCATTCGGACATCAGATTCTTAATATGCCTAGAATGTATTATGAAAATCCTGTAAACAAAGCATACAATGTTTTGAAAACCGCATACGATCCGATCGATGGTAAGTTATTGAACAATGATTTAGTGTATGTGTCCCACTACATTGAGGATGCAGATTATTTCAAACTCGATAACCTAACCTTGGGCTATACCTTCAGACCACAATTGATCAAAGGTATCAGTAACCTTCGGATCTATGTTTCCGGTTTGAATCTAGTCACATTTACCAAATACAAAGGTTTAGATCCTGAGGCTACAAGTTATGAAGGAGAATTTCAGTTTGCACCGGGAATTGAGCACAGGGACCGATATCCAACTACGCGGACCTATACCATCGGATTGAATGTTAAATTCTAA
- a CDS encoding S9 family peptidase, translated as MKLRITAFLLFILHVSSYAQGTLEDYKRAKEVRNNFGKIYNIPQQITWAEDGGSFVYKLKQKDNKSILVLFDAQTKSKKIIDLVAVSEQMSKVLSETVPLNNSYFVGLKPINNNEIEFTEKKKVWRWNVVENKLSIQKELDDANRSSGYWGQKWDDSKGDPVESPDQVYLAYIKNNNVYVRKKTDLKSEKQMTFDGSPGLYYSARIDWSPDSKKLSTTKVRKAEVRQLTLLESSPTDQLQPKLQYRDYAKPGDALSQYYPVIVNVETAQVVEVDPKQVENQFSLYNIRWRPDNNAITFEYNQRGHQRYDVLELNAVNGQTKPIISETSKTFIDYSGKKYRKDLEKTNEIVWTSERDGWNHLYLIDAETGKVKNQITKGDWVVRKVINVNETDRKIIFEGSGGNKNEDPYLVRYYSIGLDGNGLKELSPELANHQGYFNKDFSKFIDVYSLVNQAPKAVLRDAKTGKVELDLESADLSDLTASGWKAPEVFSTAGRDGKTDIWGVIIRPNNFDSNKKYPIIEYIYAGPHSSFVPKSFTPGLSGMYELAELGFIVVQIDGMGTSNRSKAFHDVAWKNLKDAGFPDRIAWMKAAAQKYPYMDIDKVGIYGTSAGGQSSTGAVLFHPEFYKVAVSSCGCHDNRMDKIWWNEQWMGWPIGPQYAECSNIENAYRLEGKLMLIVGELDDNVDPASTYQLVNQLIKNGKEHELIMVPGMGHSSGGDYGEKKRRDFFVKNLLGVEPPAWNLYL; from the coding sequence ATGAAATTGAGAATTACTGCTTTTTTGCTGTTTATCCTTCATGTTTCCAGCTATGCACAGGGAACCTTGGAAGATTATAAAAGAGCAAAAGAGGTTCGAAATAATTTTGGAAAGATCTATAATATCCCTCAGCAGATCACTTGGGCTGAAGATGGAGGGTCTTTTGTCTACAAACTGAAACAGAAGGACAACAAAAGCATCCTGGTTTTGTTTGATGCACAGACAAAGAGCAAAAAAATCATTGATCTTGTAGCCGTATCCGAGCAGATGTCCAAGGTACTTTCAGAAACTGTCCCCCTAAACAACAGTTATTTTGTGGGATTAAAACCGATCAACAACAATGAGATCGAATTCACGGAAAAGAAAAAAGTTTGGCGTTGGAATGTTGTGGAGAATAAACTTTCTATTCAAAAGGAATTGGATGACGCCAATAGAAGTTCTGGATACTGGGGGCAAAAATGGGACGATAGCAAAGGAGATCCTGTTGAATCACCAGATCAGGTTTATCTAGCCTATATCAAAAACAACAATGTCTATGTCAGGAAGAAAACAGATCTAAAGAGTGAAAAGCAAATGACTTTCGATGGAAGTCCAGGGCTCTATTACTCTGCCAGAATCGATTGGTCTCCTGATTCGAAAAAGCTGAGTACCACAAAAGTCAGGAAAGCTGAAGTCCGGCAATTGACCTTGTTAGAGTCATCGCCTACGGATCAATTGCAACCAAAATTGCAGTATAGAGATTATGCAAAGCCTGGGGATGCCCTTTCGCAATATTACCCTGTCATAGTAAATGTTGAAACAGCACAGGTTGTGGAAGTAGATCCTAAGCAAGTTGAAAATCAGTTTTCGCTGTACAACATCCGTTGGAGACCAGATAATAATGCCATTACCTTTGAATACAACCAACGCGGACACCAACGCTATGACGTATTGGAACTGAATGCTGTAAATGGTCAAACAAAACCGATCATTTCAGAAACCAGCAAAACCTTTATTGACTATAGTGGCAAGAAATACAGAAAAGACCTAGAAAAGACCAATGAAATCGTGTGGACTTCCGAGCGTGATGGCTGGAACCATCTATATTTAATTGATGCCGAAACTGGCAAAGTGAAGAACCAGATTACCAAAGGGGATTGGGTCGTTCGGAAAGTGATCAATGTCAATGAAACTGACCGCAAAATCATATTCGAGGGCAGTGGTGGAAATAAAAATGAAGATCCATATTTAGTACGGTATTATTCAATTGGTTTAGATGGTAATGGATTAAAAGAGCTGAGCCCTGAACTGGCTAACCATCAAGGATATTTTAACAAAGATTTCTCTAAGTTCATTGATGTCTATTCCTTGGTAAATCAAGCTCCCAAAGCAGTATTGCGAGATGCAAAAACAGGCAAGGTTGAACTGGACCTGGAATCCGCTGATCTATCCGACCTGACCGCTAGCGGTTGGAAAGCACCTGAAGTGTTTTCAACAGCAGGTAGAGATGGTAAGACCGATATCTGGGGTGTCATTATCAGGCCGAATAACTTTGATTCCAATAAAAAATACCCAATTATAGAATACATCTACGCTGGTCCACATAGCTCCTTTGTTCCTAAATCATTTACCCCTGGCTTGTCTGGCATGTATGAATTGGCGGAGTTAGGGTTTATTGTGGTTCAGATAGATGGAATGGGAACTTCAAACCGTTCCAAAGCCTTTCATGATGTAGCTTGGAAGAATCTGAAAGACGCTGGTTTTCCAGATCGGATTGCTTGGATGAAAGCTGCTGCCCAGAAATATCCATACATGGATATCGATAAGGTGGGTATCTATGGCACCTCAGCGGGAGGGCAGTCCTCAACTGGCGCTGTATTGTTCCATCCTGAATTTTATAAAGTTGCGGTTTCTTCCTGCGGCTGTCATGATAACCGTATGGACAAAATTTGGTGGAATGAACAATGGATGGGCTGGCCAATCGGTCCGCAATATGCAGAATGTTCGAATATAGAAAATGCCTATCGCCTTGAAGGAAAGTTGATGTTGATTGTCGGTGAACTCGATGACAACGTAGATCCTGCTTCCACCTATCAGTTGGTCAACCAGTTGATCAAAAATGGCAAGGAACATGAATTGATCATGGTGCCGGGGATGGGGCATTCTTCGGGTGGTGATTATGGCGAAAAGAAAAGGAGAGACTTCTTCGTGAAGAATCTACTCGGAGTGGAACCTCCTGCTTGGAACTTATATTTATAA
- a CDS encoding glycoside hydrolase family 43 protein: protein MKIIYLLVFILLMAIGSHAQEKLVPLGDPFIMLHQGTYYAYGTNAADGIQVYTSNDLKEWSLEPDLALKSADSWGGKWFWAPEVYYIKEKKKFFMYYSANEHICVASSDSLIGPFVQEMKAPMLPNEKAIDNSLFIDSDGKPYLYFDRFNDGLNIWVAKLQDDLITIDTNGMKPCIHVSQDWETVWPRVNEGSFVIQHKGLYYMTYSANSYESQHYGIGFATSKSAEGPWTKYDKNPIFQMPEDLVGVGHSAMFRDKEGKLRIVFHAHHSKEKIHPRAMYIATVDFSKDELPIMQIKGKILRPKLK, encoded by the coding sequence ATGAAAATTATTTACCTCCTAGTTTTTATTCTTCTTATGGCTATTGGTTCCCATGCCCAAGAGAAGTTAGTGCCTTTGGGAGACCCATTCATTATGCTGCACCAAGGAACCTATTATGCCTATGGTACCAATGCTGCAGATGGCATTCAAGTCTACACCTCTAATGATCTTAAGGAATGGTCTTTAGAGCCTGACCTTGCCCTTAAATCTGCTGACTCCTGGGGAGGTAAGTGGTTTTGGGCTCCTGAAGTATACTATATCAAGGAAAAGAAGAAATTTTTCATGTATTATTCTGCGAATGAACATATCTGTGTCGCAAGTTCCGATTCGCTGATTGGACCCTTTGTCCAAGAGATGAAGGCTCCCATGCTGCCAAATGAAAAAGCAATTGACAATTCACTTTTCATCGATTCCGATGGAAAACCTTATTTATATTTCGATCGCTTCAATGATGGTCTGAACATTTGGGTCGCCAAGCTCCAAGATGACCTGATAACCATTGATACCAATGGTATGAAACCCTGTATCCATGTATCCCAAGATTGGGAGACGGTATGGCCAAGGGTAAATGAAGGCTCATTTGTAATACAGCATAAAGGTCTTTATTACATGACCTATTCTGCCAATAGTTATGAAAGTCAACATTACGGAATCGGTTTTGCAACCTCCAAATCCGCCGAAGGACCTTGGACTAAGTATGATAAAAATCCCATCTTCCAGATGCCTGAAGATTTAGTAGGTGTAGGACATAGTGCGATGTTTCGGGATAAAGAAGGGAAATTACGGATTGTGTTCCATGCTCATCATTCCAAAGAAAAGATTCATCCACGGGCAATGTACATTGCAACCGTTGATTTTAGCAAGGATGAGTTACCGATAATGCAGATTAAGGGAAAGATCCTGCGTCCTAAGCTAAAATAG
- a CDS encoding sulfatase encodes MFSKKTLTILFLLIAFSSAYAQQKPNIIIFMVDDMGWQDTSYPFADQATEFNKSYHTPNMERLAKEGLAFTDAYSTPVCTPTRVSLITGMNASRHHVTNWTAPFKDNPTGNQDEQMEEPEWNHNGMSPIPNAHTIYADALPQILKDNGYFTIQAGKAHWGSAGTPGSNPYSLGFTVNIAGTSTGRPASYWGEENFGRTGKDYHGIENLQEYFGEDINLTVALTREALKSLDYPIQHKTPFFLNLCHYALHDPLMEDRRYFQKYLDQGLSQNEAKYASMIESMDKSLGDVMDFLEQHKINDNTYIIFISDNGGLSTVPPRDGIAHTHNKPLRSGKGSIYEGGIRVPLIIKGINKDVKNKRSGVPVIVEDIFPTVLEMAQVKKVQTVQQVDGISNLALLKNPSTTRADRALIFHIPNKWTKSDGDGFNYRSAIRKGKYKLVWSLRNDSFELFDLEQDLGEQHNIIQQNGMNKIAEELKAELKATLEKNKAPMPKKKG; translated from the coding sequence ATGTTTAGTAAAAAGACACTGACCATTCTATTCTTATTAATTGCTTTTAGCTCAGCATATGCACAGCAAAAACCTAATATTATCATCTTTATGGTCGATGATATGGGCTGGCAGGACACATCATATCCTTTTGCCGATCAGGCAACCGAATTTAATAAAAGTTATCATACGCCAAATATGGAACGGCTAGCCAAGGAAGGGCTAGCATTCACCGATGCTTATAGTACGCCAGTCTGCACACCAACTCGTGTTAGCCTGATTACCGGTATGAATGCCAGTCGACATCATGTGACCAATTGGACGGCTCCTTTTAAGGACAATCCTACAGGAAACCAAGATGAACAAATGGAAGAGCCTGAATGGAACCATAATGGAATGAGCCCCATTCCAAATGCCCACACGATCTATGCTGATGCATTGCCACAGATCTTAAAGGACAACGGTTATTTCACTATACAAGCGGGAAAGGCCCATTGGGGATCAGCTGGAACGCCTGGTTCTAACCCATATTCCTTAGGTTTTACGGTCAATATCGCAGGAACATCTACCGGTAGACCTGCCAGTTATTGGGGTGAAGAAAATTTTGGACGCACCGGCAAGGATTACCATGGAATAGAGAATTTGCAAGAGTATTTTGGCGAGGATATCAACCTGACAGTAGCCTTAACCCGCGAAGCGCTCAAGAGTTTGGATTATCCGATCCAGCATAAAACTCCATTTTTTCTCAATCTCTGTCACTATGCCCTGCATGACCCCTTAATGGAAGACCGTCGTTATTTTCAGAAATACTTAGATCAAGGCTTATCTCAGAACGAAGCCAAATACGCTTCCATGATTGAGAGCATGGACAAAAGCCTTGGCGATGTCATGGACTTCTTAGAACAACATAAAATCAATGACAATACCTATATTATCTTTATTTCAGATAATGGCGGATTGAGTACCGTACCTCCTCGAGATGGAATTGCACATACCCATAATAAGCCATTACGCTCGGGCAAGGGATCTATTTACGAAGGCGGAATACGAGTTCCTTTAATCATAAAGGGCATAAATAAAGATGTAAAAAATAAGCGTTCTGGAGTTCCAGTAATAGTAGAGGATATCTTTCCAACCGTTTTAGAGATGGCTCAGGTCAAGAAAGTGCAGACCGTACAGCAAGTTGATGGTATCAGTAATTTAGCCCTTCTAAAAAATCCGTCTACAACCCGAGCTGACCGTGCCTTGATTTTCCATATTCCCAATAAATGGACAAAATCAGATGGCGATGGATTTAATTATCGTTCGGCAATCCGAAAAGGAAAATATAAGCTGGTTTGGTCTTTACGAAATGATAGTTTTGAATTGTTTGATCTTGAGCAGGACCTAGGCGAACAGCATAATATTATCCAGCAAAATGGAATGAATAAGATCGCAGAAGAATTAAAGGCTGAGCTCAAGGCTACCCTAGAAAAAAATAAGGCTCCTATGCCTAAAAAGAAGGGGTAA